Proteins encoded by one window of Haematobia irritans isolate KBUSLIRL chromosome 2, ASM5000362v1, whole genome shotgun sequence:
- the LOC142224773 gene encoding uncharacterized protein LOC142224773, translated as MATINETVADLLKKQQETIEKQQQLMERLVALQNNTANDEFLAIPKSNTSGSEVLMDILAKNIREFVYDPGDNQIFELWFERYEDIFVVEGKQLDEAAKVRLLLRKVSAAVFDKYRDYLLPKHTRDISFATTIEILKKLFGKKESQFSLRVKCMQCMLIAIIQIISVGNVVKWVTRRGPSWEKKNKKRRTNINGVYSTNVNSNNRRFVSMLVNGIDIKLQHDTGSDLTLISKATWVKIGKPVLRPSRRKPTDASANQIKIMGELSADVKLNNKNKTCTIAVSPISTLNLLGSDLLETFQMWDISINSYTSCNKISSTISETTIRQMFPTVFRNEIGHCKTVKIEVDESTKKLLVINTHRGLYTFNRLAQGVKSAPGAFQEAIESILAGIVGAFPYLDDVIVATQTRAENVKVVEQGPYSIISFMAGIDSDNENNVYTEL; from the exons ATGGCGACAATAAATGAAACAGTGGCTGATCTTCTTAAAAAACAGCAAGAAACCATcgagaaacaacaacaattgatgGAACGTTTGGTGGCACTACAAAATAATACAGCCAATGATGAATTTTTAGCGATACCCAAATCAAATACATCTGGTTCAGAAGTCTTGATGGATATATTGGCTAAGAACATTCGGGAATTTGTCTATGATCCAGGGGATAATCAGATTTTTGAATTGTGGTTTGAGCGATATGAGGACATCTTTGTAGTGGAAGGTAAGCAATTAGACGAGGCAGCGAAGGTGCGGTTGTTGTTAAGGAAGGTCAGCGCAGCGGTTTTCGACAAATATAGGGATTATTTATTGCCCAAACACACTCGTGACATTTCTTTTGCCACAAccatcgaaattttaaagaaattgtttggAAAAAAGGAATCTCAATTCTCTTTGCGCGTCAAGTGCATGCAATGCATGTTGATTGCCATTATACAAATCATAAGTGTCGGCAATGTGGTAAAATGGGTCACAAGGAGGG GTCCTAGCtgggaaaagaaaaataaaaagaggCGAACCAACATCAATGGGGTTTATTCCACAAATGTTAATTCTAATAACAGGCGGTTTGTATCAATGTTGGTCAATGGTATCGACATAAAACTTCAACATGATACAGGCTCTGACCTAACATTAATATCCAAAGCGACTTGGGTGAAAATTGGTAAACCTGTTCTGCGACCATCTCGACGCAAGCCGACAGATGCTTCGGCaaaccaaattaaaataatGGGTGAATTAAGCGCTGATGTTAAAttgaacaacaaaaacaaaacatgcaCAATAGCAGTTTCACCTATATCTACCCTAAATCTACTGGGGTCTGACTTATTAGAAACTTTCCAAATGTGGGACATATCGATAAATAGCTACACATCATGCAATAAAATCAGTAGTACTATATCGGAAACAACAATTAGACAAATGTTCCCAACAGTATTTCGGAATGAAATTGGACACTGTAAAACTGTTAAg ATTGAAGTAGATGAAAGCACAAAGAAGCTATTAGTGATTAACACTCACAGAGGGCTGTACACTTTCAATCGGCTTGCTCAAGGGGTGAAGTCGGCTCCAGGTGCATTCCAGGAAGCAATTGAATCCATATTAGCTGGCATAGTGGGAGCGTTTCCTTATTTGGACGATGTTATTGTGGCAACTCAAACAAGAGCAGAAAATGTTAAAGTTGTAGAACAG GGACCCTATAGTATAATTTCCTTTATGGCAGGAATCGACTCAGATAACGAGAACAATGTATACACCGAGTTATAG
- the Wdr82 gene encoding WD repeat domain 82, with product MKMKLIDPVVRSFKVAKVFRENTDKINAIDFSPNGEHLISCSEDDQIVIYDCEKGIQSRTVNSKKYGVDLIHFTHANNTAIHSSTKVDDTIRYLSLHDNKYLRYFPGHTKKVISLCISPVEDTFLSGSLDKTLRLWDLRSPNCQGLMHLSGRPVAAYDPEGLIFAAGVNSESIKLYDLRSFDKGPFVTFKLNQEKECDWTGLKFSRDGKTILISTNGSIIRLIDAFHGTPLQTFTGYPNTKGISIEASFSPDSQFIFSGSTDGRVHVWNADTGYKVCVLNGDHPGPVQCVQFNPKYMLLASACTNMAFWLPTSEEGL from the coding sequence ATGAAGATGAAACTAATTGATCCTGTTGTCAGAAGCTTTAAAGTGGCAAAGGTTTTTAGGGAAAATACAGACAAGATAAATGCTATCGATTTCTCTCCGAACGGCGAACATTTAATATCATGCAGTGAGGATGACCAGATTGTTATATACGATTGTGAGAAAGGAATTCAATCCAGGACGGTGAATTCGAAAAAGTATGGTGTAGACCTAATTCATTTTACCCATGCCAATAACACAGCAATCCACAGTTCCACAAAAGTTGATGATACCATACGATACCTAAGTTTGCATGATAATAAATATTTGCGATACTTTCCTGGGCATACAAAAAAAGTTATCTCGTTATGTATTTCTCCTGTTGAAGACACATTTCTTTCCGGCTCATTGGACAAAACCTTACGTTTGTGGGATTTGCGTTCTCCAAATTGTCAAGGATTGATGCACCTCTCCGGGAGACCTGTAGCAGCTTATGATCCGGAAGGCTTAATATTTGCCGCTGGCGTTAACTCTGAAAGTATCAAGTTGTATGATTTAAGGTCATTTGATAAAGGGCCATTTgtcacatttaaattaaatcaagaAAAAGAGTGCGACTGGACTGGTTTAAAATTCTCGCGAGATGGAAAAACCATTCTGATAAGCACGAATGGTTCTATAATACGATTGATAGATGCTTTCCATGGAACGCCACTCCAGACTTTTACCGGTTATCCCAATACCAAAGGGATTTCTATTGAAGCTAGTTTCAGTCCTGACTCTCAGTTTATATTCTCGGGAAGCACAGATGGCAGAGTACATGTATGGAATGCAGATACCGGATATAAAGTATGTGTTTTAAATGGTGACCACCCTGGACCTGTTCAATGTGTTCAATTTAATCCGAAGTATATGCTACTTGCTTCTGCGTGTACCAATATGGCATTTTGGCTTCCAACCTCGGAAGAGGGGCTATAA
- the LOC142224774 gene encoding uncharacterized protein LOC142224774, translating into MSSLPAERSELSRPFTHTGLDFAGPFDMKHYTGRCVRITKGYVCVFICFATKAIHLEVTSDLSTNTFLAAFSRFVSRRGCPLLLHSDNGTNFVGASKILAREFLQTSQQAVESNYGHQNITWHFIPPGAPHMGGLWEAGVKSFKSHFRKIVGNIKHTFEEFQTLLSKIEACLNSRPLYPASQEPSDISALTPGHFLIGSPILAPIDPKIDDYPISLVNRWQRLKIIHQNFCIRWKDEYLKELHKRHKWKNPTENLKEGTLVVVKKENLPPNCWRLGRICKVHPGADDRVRVVETLPRRVL; encoded by the coding sequence ATGTCCTCTTTACCGGCCGAAAGATCAGAACTGTCTAGACCCTTCACCCACACCGGGCTAGATTTCGCTGGTCCCTTTGATATGAAGCACTATACAGGTCGTTGTGTCCGCATTACCAAGGGTTATGTGtgcgtttttatttgtttcgctACTAAAGCCATCCATCTTGAGGTTACCTCAGATCTGTCCACAAATACTTTCCTAGCTGCTTTTAGCAGATTTGTATCAAGACGAGGTTGCCCGCTCCTCCTTCACTCTGACAACGGTACAAACTTCGTTGGTGCGTCCAAAATACTAGCCAGAGAATTCCTTCAAACGTCCCAGCAGGCTGTTGAATCCAACTACGGCCATCAAAATATTACGTGGCACTTTATCCCACCTGGAGCTCCACATATGGGTGGGCTTTGGGAAGCTGGGGTAAAGAGCTTCAAATCGCACTTCCGCAAGATCGTGGGTAATATAAAACATACCTTCGAAGAATTCCAAACCCTACTTTCAAAGATCGAGGCATGTCTAAATTCTCGTCCATTGTACCCTGCCTCTCAAGAGCCATCGGACATTTCGGCATTAACCCCGGGACATTTCCTAATAGGTTCTCCAATATTGGCCCCAATAGATCCGAAAATAGATGATTATCCCATCTCTCTCGTAAATCGGTGGCAAAGGTTGAAAATTATTCATCAGAATTTCTGTATCCGCTGGAAGGATGAATATTTGAAAGAATTACACAAGCGCCACAAATGGAAGAATCCTACTGAGAATCTGAAAGAAGGTACCCTAGTTGTCGTGAAGAAAGAAAATCTCCCTCCTAATTGTTGGCGTTTGGGACGAATTTGTAAAGTTCATCCAGGTGCCGATGATCGAGTGCGTGTTGTCGAGACATTACCGCGAAGGGTCCTATAA
- the LOC142224775 gene encoding uncharacterized protein LOC142224775, giving the protein MSLGQSRNSAMAQFIRNEARLLRDPSFKSEYDSVLEEYKILHHMSEVSPPRDFNKPPHYYLPHHAVVRPESTTTRVRVVFNASSPSSDGRSLNDILYTGPVLQKDLVVLILKWRFFRYVFNGDITKMYRQILVNPRHRSFQRILYRHDPKGTIKDFELDTVTFGVNCAHYLAIRTIIQLADDVQNVFPLASEILRDSMYVDDALAGSAGFSLKKWTSNSKEILSGLPKDHLLFEDFLEFDDRSTAKTLGVRWNASSDSFYFSVSPIPDEGIYTKRKVLSQIAKLFDPAGWLASSIVIAKMIMQSIWIEGTNWDETISSQSLSNWLKFQDLYPSINSIVVPRWVGYTPCCDVQFHGFCDASEKAYAAALYVRIKGETSTSVHLVCCKTKIAPLKTLSIPRLELCVATLLAEMIDSTIPQLKIPNYSIICWTDSTIVLSWLAKPPCFWSTFVANRVSKIIQVVNPSNWFHIRSECNPADLASRGVYPNDLQENQLWWHGPPWLADPDYTCPRFHDTSHEFIEIEKKNIKVNFSYYCDFDDILDRFSSLPRDLRVIAYVYRFFYNTHPKYRSSFSRKSTSISSSEILMIQRNLFVVTQKAYFPKEYLALSARKQIATSSPILSLNPFLDEEGTMRICGRLVSSPALSYNEKHPVILPYNCQLSRLLVKFTHEISIHGGNQLVLHNSG; this is encoded by the exons atgagtcTTGGCCAATCGAGAAACAGTGCTATGGCACAGTTTATTCGGAATGAGGCTCGTCTTCTGCGAGATCCATCATTTAAGTCCGAATACGATAGTGTCCTGGAGgaatataaaatattacatCATATGTCCGAAGTTTCACCTCCAAGGGATTTTAATAAGCCACCACATTATTATCTACCCCACCATGCCGTTGTGCGACCTGAAAGCACTACGACAAGGGTTAGGGTAGTATTTAATGCCTCTTCACCCTCATCGGATGGTAGAAGCTTGAATGATATTTTATATACCGGTCCAGTGCTCCAAAAGGATCTTGTTGTCCTTATACTCAAATGGAGATTTTTTCGTTATGTCTTCAATGGAGACATAACAAAAATGTACCGCCAGATATTGGTAAATCCTAGGCATAGATCTTTTCAACGGATTCTCTACCGCCATGATCCTAAAGGGACAATAAAAGATTTTGAACTCGACACAGTAACCTTTGGGGTCAATTGTGCACATTATCTGGCCATTCGGACCATCATCCAGTTGGCCGACGATGTCCAGAATGTTTTTCCATTGGCATCCGAGATACTGAGAGATTCAATGTATGTGGATGACGCTCTCGCTG GATCTGCGGGATTTTCCCTGAAGAAGTGGACATCCAACTCCAAAGAAATTCTCTCCGGTCTTCCGAAAGATCATCTTTTATTTGAAGACTTCTTGGAATTTGATGATCGCAGTACCGCTAAAACTTTAGGTGTTCGTTGGAATGCGTCATCCGACTCGTTTTACTTTTCCGTATCTCCTATTCCTGACGAAGGTATTTATACTAAGAGAAAGGTACTGTCGCAAATAGCCAAACTTTTCGATCCCGCTGGCTGGCTGGCTTCTTCCATTGTGATTGCAAAAATGATTATGCAATCCATTTGGATCGAGGGCACCAATTGGGATGAGACAATTTCCTCTCAATCTCTATCCAATTGGCTAAAGTTTCAGGATTTATATCCGTCCATTAATTCCATAGTTGTGCCACGTTGGGTGGGCTACACTCCATGTTGTGACGTCCAGTTTCATGGATTTTGTGACGCCTCAGAGAAGGCATATGCAGCAGCCCTTTATGTCCGAATAAAGGGAGAAACTTCCACATCTGTCCACTTGGTTTGCTGCAAAACTAAAATTGCACCTCTAAAAACTCTATCAATCCCAAGGTTAGAGCTCTGTGTCGCAACATTACTAGCGGAGATGATAGACAGTACAATTCCACAATTGAAAATCCCTAATTACTCGATAATTTGCTGGACTGACTCCACTATTGTACTGTCGTGGCTAGCCAAGCCTCCTTGCTTCTGGTCCACATTTGTTGCAAACAGAGTGTCCAAAATTATTCAGGTAGTTAATCCGTCGAATTGGTTCCATATTAGATCGGAATGTAATCCAGCGGACTTGGCTAGTCGTGGAGTCTATCCTAATGATCTTCAGGAAAATCAGTTATGGTGGCATGGACCACCATGGCTTGCTGATCCGGATTACACTTGTCCTAGGTTTCACGACACGTCACATGAATTCATTGAAATCGAGAAAAAGAATATTAAAGTTAATTTTTCCTACTACTGCGACTTTGATGATATCTTAGACAGATTTTCCTCCCTTCCTAGAGATCTTCGGGTAATAGCATATGTGTATAGATTCTTCTATAATACGCATCCGAAGTACCGGTCCAGCTTTTCTCGAAAGTCAACTAGTATTTCATCGTCGGAAATATTAATGATTCAAAGGAATCTTTTCGTAGTGACACAAAAAGCGTATTTTCCAAAGGAATATTTGGCCCTTTCTGCGAGAAAACAGATAGCAACATCCAGCCCAATCTTAAGTCTGAATCCATTCCTAGATGAGGAAGGTACTATGAGAATTTGTGGGAGGCTTGTTTCGTCGCCGGCCCTATCATACAATGAGAAGCATCCCGTGATACTTCCCTATAATTGCCAACTATCTCGATTGCTAGTAAAGTTTACACATGAAATTTCCATTCACGGTGGAAACCAACTTGTCCTCCACAATTCTGGATAA